The Musa acuminata AAA Group cultivar baxijiao chromosome BXJ1-8, Cavendish_Baxijiao_AAA, whole genome shotgun sequence genomic sequence ACTCTGATAAACGATGTAGATATCAAAAATTTATTGGATGAGATATCATGTTCTTAGCTTTTGATAGGTGAATTTGGTACACCATCATAGTTTCGAGATCAGAGACATCTAAAACATTAGTCTTCTTTCCAATAAACAAGCATTCAGTATTTTCTCAAGTTAAAAGACTAAAGTATACCAAGAAATATAGACCGGGCATTTCGAGTACAAAGAGCAAGTCAGAACAAACAAATAAAAGACAGGAATGGCTTAAATGACAGAACCAATCTTCATGTTTGTAGTCTCTGTTGCAGTTAGGATGGCAAATTCATTAGTTACTCGTCGAAAGGCTTCAGCGACAAATCCACCATGCTTGTGACAAGTTCAGCGACGTTTTCTTGGCTGAGAGCCAAGCTGGAATTGCTAGGTTGCAGCTCTTCTTGACCTTCTCTACTTCCGGTGAGAAGCTTCTTCAGCTGTTGGATAAgttcatcttcctcctcttcagCTGCTGGAGTCTCCAAATCCCACACCTTGAAAATACTCTCTCGTGATTCCACCTCCTCTTGACTCACTGAAACTTCCACATCCACAGCCTCTTTCCGTGTCTCCTCAGATGGTTGATGCTCTGCGACATGATCTTGAGCTGCCACCTCACTCACTTGAACACTCTCGTCGTCTTCGTTGCTCTCCATGGTGGCAGATGTGGCTTCGTAAGATGTAGGATAGGAACTCAGAGCATCAAGCAGTGCATTTTTCAGAGAAATCCATTTATCATCTGACATTTCTGGACCAAATTCAAGGCAGGAATCTACCCAAGCTACCTCTTCTGGTTTGAGTTCAGCTGTCTTCTCATCTGATTTGATAGACTCTTGAAGTACAGCGGAAACCTCATCTAAGAGCTCAACTGATCTCTCATCAGATTCACTGGGTTCATTAAGCAGCACTGAGATGCCATCATCATCTGCTGCCATAACCTAAATACTCTGCTAATGTTACGTCAAAACATTACAAGTTTCGAACAGCATTATCTAATTTTTAGAAGGTAATATCAAACTGAAAAGGTAAGTTATCAGAATTAAGCAGTAAACAACAGAAACTACAGTTCAAAGTTCACATCAAACAAAAGGTTTAGATCGGTAATGGCAGCAAAATTTCATGTTCTAATATAGTGTATGGAGAATGTACTAAGTTAAGCAAAGAGACTAATGATATAGATTATAATGTGAAGTAGCATATATATAGGAAAAGGAGCTTGCAGCTCGACTTAGAAACGAGAATTCTGTCAAAGAGAAGTAAGGGCTCACAGTTGATTTCACAAACACTGAAGAAAATAGAGATCAAGACAGGTCCTTTAACCTAAATATATTGGAATTTCATGAGTGACAAAATTAGTTCTTACGCTTGTCTATTATGGTTTTCCCGAGGCTGAACACTGCTAGCTCAACGGTAAAAGAAAATCAATGTGCAAAAAATTACTATAGAGCTCGCAAATATAAACATCTTTTGAGTCCGATGAACATGCACAAAGATCTTATTATAAGGTGAGAGGCTAGCTTCAAACAATTACCAAACGAAGAGTGATATCCCATGCAAATATAGGAAAATTTGAATGAGCAAAGCCGAAAACAAGAAACTCGATGTAAATTTCCATAGAGGCCTTAGCTTGAACCTGGCAATCGAGATATCGGGTTATACAGAAACTAGCAGAAAACCTTTAACTTACAGCAAGCAACAAGGGAGTGTAACTTTACAGTGAAACTTACAATTCATGTTTGCTAAAAGACCAGATATGTAGTAGCAAAAGTACTATTTGGTCAAAAAGAAAGACACTTGTGGTTAGAATTTAGATGCCAAAAGGGAGCATTGGCGAATTAAACCGTCTTTACATGGTAAATGTTACATCAAAATTCTTTTCTTTATCGTCTTCTCACCATCTTCTTGCTTGCATGCCACAGCAATGGCAAATGTTAAATTCGACTGCTCCAACAACCCATAAAATCTACATGGACGCAACAAAGAAGCTAAAAATACCACACTCACATCTGCAAGAGTCAAACCCTACAATGGCGGTGAGGCAAAACAACAAACACGTGATGTGCAAGTGACAACCAAATAATTTCAGCACATCCAATGAACACATTCGGCCAAAAACACAAGCGGAGGAAACGGGACATCAATAATCAGACACCAAACATCTcggtttcttcttctttagtacaAGAAAGTAATGAGAAATGAGATTGCCGCGGAAGACGTAGGAAACCATTCGATTAAAGCAACTACAAAGACAAGACGATGGTGCCAAGCAACTTTTGCTTACCAGCCGAGGCAGCAACAGAGCTAATTGGCCGCGAGGTAGGAGAAGACTCGAAGCCCTAGAAGAAGGGGCAAAACAGAACGGCCCAATTTAGTAGCAGCTGCCGACGAAGAGAACAAACCAAATATACCCTATcaaagttgattattatttttgtatttttagacAACTCTAAaaaaaataactaaataaattaactaatatttttaaataatttttttatttaaataatatttggcAATCTTAAtaaattgattttatttcctCCAATCATCATTTTTCAAGCGAgtgttaaaattttaattttaatattatttgatgaagtaattaataaataaaaactttCTATTATACTAATGTTAagctatttattttgatattagtATTATCTATCAATCAAAACACCAAAAAAAAATATTGGTTAAAAACTTTGATATATCATCGTCGGGTCCTATACTCGAATCTTACTTTCACGGCTCACTCATTATCTTGAGTGACATTTTATATTATCATTTGTAAAGATAACTttaattattcataaataaaaatatttttttatcttttattttaggaTAACTTTATGCATTCACTTTGATATTCTCATGTTATTTCTTTATCACTTGCATACATTTCAATAATTGACTTTATAATATTTAAGGAGTACGACAATCATATATAatcatttcactcttttcgactaTAGCTACatacattatttattttaaaaataacatcttcatcaagttatttatttttatcaaataatatGTCTGAAATATGCAAAATATCTCTTAAGTTATATTTAGTCTTAATCCTATTAactctaaaaaaataatttctaggGTTTATCTCCAGAGCTTAAGTTTATGATTAATTTCAACTAGACTtctatcaataaaagtaatacaATTGGTAATTAAGGTACCTCCCAAAGGTTCATTTTGTATATAATTAATAAGTTCATTCAAAATTTGGAGACCTGTAATTCACCTCAAACATTAGAACAAGATGGGTTGGAGTTAAATTAGACCGTGAATTCATCACATGTTTTTTCTGTGAATTGAGAATGTTTGAAAAAGATGAGAGTCCATTCTTTGGTTCTCAACAATATAAATGTGCTTTTGACTTTCCTAAGAGTCCTATGCAAAGTTAGATTCCACAATTAGCCTGTTTCCAAGCTTAGCTTCACTTTTGGACCACTGTGGAATCACTCTCtcaatgaaaattatatattaaattcaATTTATTTTTTGGGAAAAGAGATCTCTTTTATGCAGGCTTTATATAGACCTTGGATGCTCATCAACAACAATGTAGTTCTAATTGGTGCTGAGCAAGATTTGCAACATCATCAGCATTTTTTATCTCATCGGAGAGAGATTTCATGTCTAGTGAAGCAAAACTCAATCCATCTATGTGAGCCACAAACTGTATAAACAAATGTAGAGCTTCCTAAACACCTTCTTATTGTGTTTAGTTATTTCTCTTAGGTCTCTTCATCTCTCATCACACCATGACTCTCAAAGGCAACTTTGTTTATTTGATTATAGATGAACTTAGCTTGAAGTGGATGTCACATTGATCAAACTGACCTAATTAATTGTCATGTCAGCTCTCCATTGGTGAAGCTACAACCACAATTTGCATTGGGATCCACTCTATCAGCACTTCTTTCTCTTCTAGAATCAGAATCAATGTTATAGTAATGGCACCAACTAATGTCTAAGTTCCTAACACAATAGGATATAGGTATGCTATTATCTCTATAAATATTTGTTTGCCAATGAATGAGAATAGATGTGTAAGGCAAATATTCATTCCAAGAGATGTCATTAGGTAGGAGAAACTAATATCATCTACTTTTCAACACTTTGAtagcattaaatttttttaattttatcttcTTTTCCACACTTTCCGGCATGAATTCATATATAACAATATATAACAATCATGATACGATTCAGTGCACGAGACTTTTACTAACACGAAAATACGATATCATAATAGTTCAATGAAGTCTATCCAATAATTAGAAGAGATTGCAGCATCCCAAATATTACCTTGTAACTAAAGATTGGACTAGCACTTTGTCTCACATATAGCatcctctatatatatacatatatatatatatatgtatatacatatatacatatatatatatgtatatacatatatacatatatatgtatatgtatatatatatatatatatatatatatatatatatatatgtatgtatatatgtatatgtatatatatatatgtatgtatatatatatatgtatgcatatatatatatatatatatatatatatatatatatatatatgcatacatatatatatatatatacatacatatatatatacatatatatatacatatacatatatatataca encodes the following:
- the LOC135588142 gene encoding uncharacterized protein LOC135588142, which produces MAADDDGISVLLNEPSESDERSVELLDEVSAVLQESIKSDEKTAELKPEEVAWVDSCLEFGPEMSDDKWISLKNALLDALSSYPTSYEATSATMESNEDDESVQVSEVAAQDHVAEHQPSEETRKEAVDVEVSVSQEEVESRESIFKVWDLETPAAEEEEDELIQQLKKLLTGSREGQEELQPSNSSLALSQENVAELVTSMVDLSLKPFDE